One Gimesia aquarii DNA segment encodes these proteins:
- a CDS encoding DUF58 domain-containing protein: MKQNSPHKTKQNQRFASQRIDPACLMRIKSLELRAKSVVEGSWNGLHRSPYHGFSVEFTEYREYSPGDDPRHIDWKLAARSNQHFIKRYEEETNLCCHMLLDLSSSMQFHSLGYSKADYAKTLVATFAYFLSTQRDASGLIIFDEQVESVVPARFTRGQLRRILIELERPPQGSHTNFISPLKHAVETIKKRGLVVLVSDLLSPTEELSTHLGYLRAKGHEVALFQILDPAELHFDFSETAIFEDLESGDHMALNPKAAQANYQQQMDQHLEEIQTICRQQGVHYHKLTTDTPLESGLSSFLTDRAAWK, encoded by the coding sequence ATGAAACAAAATTCCCCTCACAAAACGAAACAGAATCAGCGATTCGCATCCCAGCGCATTGACCCAGCCTGTTTAATGCGCATCAAATCTTTGGAACTAAGGGCCAAATCGGTTGTGGAAGGATCCTGGAATGGTTTACATCGCAGTCCTTACCACGGGTTTTCGGTAGAATTCACTGAATACCGAGAGTACTCACCTGGTGATGATCCCCGCCACATCGACTGGAAACTGGCAGCCCGATCGAATCAGCACTTTATCAAACGCTACGAAGAAGAAACGAATCTCTGCTGTCATATGCTGCTCGATTTAAGTTCGTCCATGCAATTCCACAGCCTGGGTTATTCCAAAGCAGATTATGCCAAAACCCTGGTCGCGACGTTTGCCTATTTTCTTTCAACTCAACGTGATGCGAGTGGTCTGATTATCTTTGATGAACAGGTCGAATCAGTTGTGCCTGCGCGTTTTACCCGCGGTCAGCTTAGAAGAATCCTGATTGAACTGGAACGACCTCCACAGGGGTCCCATACCAATTTCATCTCTCCGTTAAAACATGCAGTAGAAACCATCAAGAAACGGGGGTTGGTCGTGTTAGTCTCCGACCTGCTTTCTCCCACTGAGGAGTTAAGTACACACCTGGGATATCTGCGTGCCAAAGGCCATGAGGTTGCTTTGTTTCAAATCCTTGACCCGGCTGAGCTTCATTTTGACTTCAGTGAAACCGCGATTTTTGAAGATCTGGAATCAGGAGACCATATGGCCCTGAATCCGAAAGCAGCTCAGGCCAATTATCAGCAGCAAATGGACCAACATTTGGAAGAAATTCAAACGATTTGTCGACAGCAAGGAGTGCATTACCACAAACTGACGACGGATACGCCGCTGGAGTCGGGCTTATCCAGTTTTCTAACCGATCGCGCCGCATGGAAGTAA
- a CDS encoding DUF1559 domain-containing protein, with amino-acid sequence MKRCTGTSKRGFTLIELLVVIAIIAILIALLLPAVQQAREAARRSTCKNNLKQIGLAIHNYAETHRVFPLGYVRNASATEDFSWAWSTFLLPFMDQASLYNAISPNGQAQLPLATDTLGGVVNALQTSIPVYRCPSSVAPAINTERTDNVPAGYGTTNYPGVSGHTSSIAPNTTYTNKGTFYQRSALRFRDFTDGASNTMLVGERAFRNSAPATQQPAAAIWAGGRYNRIGPSGIISPLSDLKEDATGDVSDSTRINQQNAAAHRGFGSQHVGGCHFLLGDGTVRFISENIDASDFDTAVGAISLGTYQRLAIVNDGQTLGEF; translated from the coding sequence ATGAAGAGATGTACTGGAACCTCTAAGCGCGGGTTCACGCTAATCGAACTACTTGTTGTGATTGCAATCATTGCGATTCTGATTGCATTACTTCTCCCGGCAGTGCAGCAGGCTAGAGAAGCAGCCCGCCGTTCTACCTGTAAAAACAATTTGAAACAAATCGGACTGGCAATTCACAACTATGCCGAAACGCATCGTGTATTTCCTTTGGGTTATGTAAGAAACGCTTCTGCTACTGAAGATTTTAGCTGGGCTTGGTCTACCTTTCTCTTACCATTCATGGATCAGGCATCATTGTACAACGCGATCTCACCAAATGGCCAAGCTCAACTGCCACTAGCGACTGACACTTTAGGTGGAGTAGTCAACGCATTACAGACGTCAATTCCAGTATATCGTTGCCCTTCGTCTGTCGCACCTGCGATCAATACGGAAAGAACAGACAATGTACCCGCTGGCTATGGTACAACAAATTATCCTGGAGTTTCCGGCCATACTTCAAGCATTGCTCCTAACACAACTTATACAAACAAAGGAACATTCTACCAACGTAGTGCTCTTCGTTTCCGTGATTTCACAGATGGTGCTTCGAATACTATGCTGGTCGGTGAACGTGCATTTCGAAATAGTGCACCAGCAACTCAACAACCTGCCGCTGCCATCTGGGCAGGAGGTCGTTATAATCGAATTGGTCCTAGTGGGATCATTTCCCCTTTAAGTGACCTAAAAGAGGATGCAACTGGTGATGTCTCAGACTCTACACGCATCAACCAACAAAATGCTGCTGCTCATCGTGGTTTTGGTAGCCAGCACGTTGGTGGTTGTCACTTCCTATTGGGAGACGGTACTGTTCGCTTCATAAGTGAAAATATTGACGCTAGTGACTTTGACACAGCAGTAGGAGCGATTTCCCTAGGAACCTATCAGAGACTAGCCATTGTTAATGATGGTCAAACTCTAGGTGAATTCTAA
- a CDS encoding BatA domain-containing protein codes for MSFLTPLYLFGIIAVGLPILLHLVRHQPKNVFQFSTLRFLEHKPPQTNRKNKIEHWLLLLLRAVAVMLLVAAFARPFFKSKDLELAKNSTTQQTILLIDTSSSMRRETLWNAALEKAKNIIQQARKNQIAIYTFDSKLTPVKGLNETKQLKTHQSHKFDQERLTKLTPGWNSTNLGKALTEIAALLQQQAASDPAKTPLQNSTIELITDFQAGSQLNALNNFSWPEELKVRLHQLPVKKTSNAGLQLLALNESSEATVRIVNAADSKQEQFTLTCQGKESTSKQVYVPRGQSRVVQIPTQEDMQHVKQIVLSGDAHDFDNTLYLQPITKTKLNIVHYATPETSATQSPDFFAKRAFPSTKSREVHYLTVGPDSPKILIASTKIHLMILSRPLSQSETSLVKQYLQQGGIVLCSLHNERASQTLKSLLPFPQKIARKLTVAPAEVNGYALLTNINFDHPTFQMFQAPEFSDFTKLKFWKYQRLSLPDSVPHQVLARFDHVHPAILNIPSGEGQLIVMTFGWTPQESQFALSTKFVPMMNVILAQNARLIEVPSQFTVDEKIKLPNIKQLTKIANLNSSPIKLAIGKADLEENIQPGLYEVMVEEENMPAQTFAVNLAIDESKTAPLAVEKLEALGVKLLKPGETTEAESKSFDVRRQVLIQELEQKQKIWRWLIIVALAMLCLETLLAKWIASPTSATRKA; via the coding sequence TTGAGTTTTTTGACCCCACTCTATTTATTTGGAATCATAGCCGTCGGCTTACCGATCTTACTGCATCTGGTCAGACATCAACCTAAAAATGTCTTTCAATTCAGTACGCTCCGCTTCCTGGAACACAAGCCCCCTCAGACGAACCGCAAAAACAAAATTGAACACTGGTTACTATTACTACTTCGGGCTGTCGCCGTGATGTTACTGGTCGCCGCTTTTGCACGTCCCTTTTTCAAAAGCAAGGATCTTGAACTGGCTAAGAATTCCACAACTCAGCAAACCATTTTGTTGATCGACACGAGTTCCAGCATGCGGCGGGAAACACTTTGGAACGCAGCTCTAGAAAAAGCCAAAAACATCATTCAACAAGCGAGGAAGAATCAAATCGCAATTTACACCTTTGATTCGAAGCTGACTCCTGTTAAAGGTCTTAATGAAACAAAACAGCTAAAAACTCATCAGTCCCATAAATTCGATCAGGAACGACTCACAAAGTTAACCCCTGGATGGAATTCTACAAATCTTGGTAAGGCTTTGACTGAAATTGCTGCGCTGTTACAGCAGCAGGCCGCTTCCGATCCAGCAAAAACTCCTCTGCAAAACAGCACGATTGAACTGATCACTGATTTTCAGGCAGGTTCTCAACTTAATGCACTTAATAATTTCTCATGGCCAGAGGAACTCAAAGTTCGTTTACATCAACTGCCAGTCAAAAAAACAAGTAATGCCGGTTTACAATTGCTGGCATTGAATGAGTCATCCGAGGCGACTGTGCGCATCGTTAATGCCGCCGATTCCAAACAGGAGCAATTTACACTCACCTGCCAGGGGAAAGAGAGTACATCGAAACAAGTTTATGTTCCCCGGGGTCAATCGCGCGTGGTCCAAATACCGACACAAGAAGATATGCAGCATGTCAAACAAATCGTTCTCAGTGGCGATGCGCATGATTTTGACAATACGCTTTATCTTCAGCCAATTACAAAAACAAAATTAAATATCGTGCATTACGCCACACCCGAAACCAGCGCCACTCAATCTCCTGACTTTTTTGCCAAACGGGCATTTCCTTCCACCAAATCGCGAGAAGTTCATTATCTGACAGTCGGCCCTGATTCACCCAAAATTTTGATTGCTTCGACCAAGATTCATCTGATGATACTCAGCCGCCCACTATCACAGTCTGAAACCAGTCTGGTGAAACAATATCTGCAACAAGGTGGAATCGTGCTCTGTTCTTTACATAATGAGAGAGCCAGTCAAACCTTAAAATCATTACTCCCTTTCCCACAAAAAATAGCCAGAAAATTGACCGTTGCTCCCGCTGAAGTAAATGGCTACGCACTACTCACGAACATCAACTTTGATCATCCGACCTTTCAAATGTTTCAGGCTCCTGAATTCTCAGACTTTACAAAACTGAAGTTCTGGAAGTATCAACGACTGAGCTTGCCAGACAGCGTCCCACATCAGGTTCTCGCGCGCTTCGATCATGTGCATCCTGCGATTCTGAATATTCCAAGTGGAGAAGGGCAGTTGATCGTCATGACATTTGGTTGGACTCCCCAGGAAAGTCAGTTCGCACTTTCTACCAAATTTGTACCGATGATGAACGTGATTCTGGCTCAAAATGCAAGGTTGATCGAAGTTCCTTCACAATTCACAGTCGACGAAAAAATCAAATTGCCGAACATCAAACAACTCACAAAAATCGCTAACCTCAACTCATCCCCCATTAAGTTAGCTATCGGCAAAGCCGACCTTGAAGAAAACATTCAACCGGGTCTCTATGAGGTTATGGTCGAAGAAGAAAACATGCCAGCACAAACGTTTGCAGTCAATCTGGCAATTGACGAAAGCAAAACCGCCCCACTAGCAGTGGAAAAGCTGGAAGCATTGGGAGTCAAGCTCCTTAAACCTGGTGAAACCACCGAAGCAGAGTCAAAGTCTTTCGATGTTCGACGTCAGGTACTCATTCAAGAACTGGAACAAAAACAAAAAATCTGGCGTTGGCTGATCATTGTCGCTCTCGCAATGCTTTGTCTGGAAACCCTGCTGGCGAAATGGATCGCCAGTCCTACTTCAGCGACACGAAAGGCGTAA
- a CDS encoding AAA family ATPase, whose protein sequence is MNLKLVTPEGRSEEERIFEMLQNSRQQIDSEISKAVIGQKEIIDQLLIALFAGGHCLITGAPGLAKTLLVNSLAQVFKLKSQRIQFTPDLMPADITGTEILAADSQDEQGLKFVKGPVFTNILLADEINRTPPKTQAALLEAMQEKQVTVTGVKYELDKPFFVLATQNPIEMEGTYPLPEAQLDRFMFNLVIDYLSEDDEVAVVTQTTARDSEPIVPLFTGHDIQQFHQFVRDVPVAEEIVRYAVQLCAASRPHQPGTPDFVNEWVNWGAGLRAAQSLILGAKARAVLWGRVHVTMEDIQALLAPVLRHRILINYRAEAEGITVEQIVQQLIESTKRPVAA, encoded by the coding sequence GTGAACTTGAAACTTGTCACCCCTGAGGGCCGCAGTGAAGAAGAACGCATTTTCGAAATGCTGCAGAATAGTCGTCAACAGATAGACTCCGAAATTTCCAAAGCGGTCATCGGACAAAAAGAAATCATTGATCAACTTCTAATTGCATTATTTGCAGGAGGGCACTGTCTTATTACAGGAGCCCCCGGACTCGCCAAAACATTACTGGTGAATTCACTGGCCCAGGTATTCAAATTGAAATCACAACGCATTCAGTTCACACCAGACCTGATGCCTGCAGACATCACGGGCACAGAAATTTTAGCTGCAGATTCTCAAGACGAACAAGGATTGAAATTCGTCAAAGGACCTGTCTTTACCAATATCCTTTTAGCCGATGAAATCAACCGGACACCTCCTAAAACTCAAGCAGCTTTATTAGAAGCGATGCAGGAAAAACAAGTTACGGTTACCGGCGTCAAATACGAACTGGACAAACCCTTTTTTGTACTGGCGACTCAAAACCCAATCGAAATGGAGGGCACCTACCCGCTCCCCGAAGCGCAGCTGGACCGTTTCATGTTTAATCTGGTCATCGACTATCTTTCGGAGGATGACGAAGTCGCCGTGGTCACTCAAACCACGGCCCGCGATTCTGAACCGATTGTCCCTCTCTTCACGGGCCATGACATTCAACAGTTTCATCAATTTGTCCGCGACGTTCCGGTTGCTGAAGAGATTGTGCGTTATGCAGTTCAACTCTGCGCCGCTTCTCGTCCTCATCAGCCGGGCACTCCTGACTTTGTGAATGAATGGGTCAACTGGGGTGCTGGACTGCGAGCTGCACAAAGCTTGATTCTCGGAGCCAAAGCACGCGCGGTTCTGTGGGGGCGAGTGCACGTCACAATGGAAGACATTCAGGCATTATTGGCGCCTGTCCTCAGACACCGCATCCTGATCAATTATCGTGCTGAAGCGGAAGGCATTACCGTCGAACAGATTGTCCAGCAATTGATTGAATCTACGAAAAGGCCCGTTGCAGCATGA
- a CDS encoding DUF4159 domain-containing protein: protein MRTSLISSAVICVSLIVVTISIGQYSPSIPSDRGGVPDWKNDSEFKHDVFTFVRIRYNSHQGWRRWATDYPDSDLNFSYRLQQLTSMKVDPQGRILELSDEELFDYPFIYMIEPGSLEFTEEEVTALRRYLTNGGFMMVDDFWGEAEWDNFALEMKRVFPERELVDIPLEHPIFHCVYDLKEKPQVPSIGVAQWGRSEGITWEREDAKEVHYRGLFDDQGRLMTVVCHNTDLGDGWEREGEDKWYFQEFSEKKAYPLGINIVFYAMTH from the coding sequence ATGAGAACGAGTTTGATTTCATCAGCAGTGATCTGCGTGTCATTGATCGTGGTTACGATCAGCATTGGGCAATACAGTCCGTCGATTCCCTCGGACCGAGGTGGAGTTCCGGACTGGAAAAATGACTCGGAATTCAAACATGATGTCTTCACATTTGTCCGAATCAGATACAACTCACATCAAGGCTGGCGACGCTGGGCCACCGATTACCCCGATAGTGATCTCAATTTCTCTTATCGTTTGCAGCAACTCACTTCCATGAAAGTCGATCCGCAAGGACGCATTCTGGAACTGAGCGATGAAGAACTATTTGATTACCCTTTCATCTATATGATTGAGCCCGGCTCTCTGGAATTCACGGAAGAAGAAGTGACCGCCCTCAGACGCTATTTAACCAACGGCGGATTCATGATGGTCGACGACTTCTGGGGTGAAGCGGAATGGGATAACTTCGCTTTGGAAATGAAACGTGTTTTTCCAGAACGAGAACTGGTAGATATTCCGCTGGAGCATCCGATTTTTCACTGCGTCTATGATCTTAAAGAAAAGCCACAAGTTCCCAGTATTGGTGTCGCACAGTGGGGACGTTCCGAGGGAATCACCTGGGAACGGGAAGACGCAAAAGAAGTTCATTATCGCGGCTTATTCGACGACCAAGGTCGTCTGATGACCGTTGTTTGTCACAATACTGACCTGGGTGATGGCTGGGAAAGAGAAGGGGAGGACAAATGGTATTTTCAAGAGTTTTCGGAAAAGAAAGCCTACCCCCTGGGAATTAATATCGTCTTTTATGCAATGACACATTGA
- a CDS encoding peptidase MA family metallohydrolase: protein MQRVQSLRFWIDYTIPLLHQLSTYKLRSLCQLLLSLCLIVTYTTIPESSYASEIESCEQLLLSGQYEKCIATAETAINQKTYGSEWPALKAQAELAVGQYVEARQTIGAGLKRYSWSLPLRLLAYKIYLLNNQRDEAFVFLNSIHELANRSAWRYTDADSLVALGQASLLKHFDPGEVLESFYDRAIKEYPTHRNAYLAIGSLALAKNDFVLAQETFQTALKHIPNDADLLFGLAMSMQRSNPERSQKLLIQVLNSNPKHIPTQLHQVSQLIHSEQYDDAKKQLDQILLINRHLAEAWSYLAVIAHLENQPDAETAYYWQALSHHDQNPEVDYLIGKKLSEHYRFQEGAAYQQQALEKDSNFLPARIQLAQDELRLGREVSGWEHALQAHHQDGYDTTTFNLLELKDQLAKFKTLEDDYFVIRMESKEADVYGQEVIKLLHEAREVLCQKYDFKLKDKITVEIFPDPDDFAVRTFGMPAVSGYLGVCFGKVITANSPASQSENPTNWQSVLWHEFCHVVTLELTKNKMPRWISEGISVYEERQKNPRWGETMIPEYREMILKGEATPISELSSAFLNPKSGMHIQFAYYQSSIVVEYLIEQFGFEALKQILNDLRVGIPINVAIERRTKTLGELEQEFAIYINEKARNFGPSIDWSEQNLTALMSDDTQRFEEWIREHPHHFKGLMAYAQVLEEENRLKELEVVLKKLIQLYPHYTGSDNASEKLANLFRQQKRFDQEQKILEQYAEIDPNALNVFHRLTELYQKSQNWPAVYKTAQQAHAINPLYQETQQALAKACIELKRQQEAINAYRAILVLNPHNKAEAHYQLARLLKQNDFQLAKRHTLIALEEAPRFREAHQLLLELTTNKP from the coding sequence ATGCAAAGAGTGCAGAGTTTACGATTCTGGATTGATTACACCATTCCACTTCTGCACCAGCTTTCTACTTACAAACTCCGCTCCCTCTGTCAGCTTCTGTTATCGCTTTGTTTGATCGTCACTTACACTACAATCCCTGAATCATCATACGCCTCAGAGATTGAGAGTTGCGAACAATTATTACTTTCCGGCCAATATGAAAAATGCATCGCAACCGCCGAAACTGCCATCAATCAAAAAACATACGGCTCCGAATGGCCTGCACTCAAAGCACAAGCTGAGCTAGCCGTTGGACAATACGTTGAAGCCAGACAAACAATCGGTGCCGGCCTCAAACGCTATTCCTGGAGCCTGCCACTCAGATTGTTGGCTTATAAAATCTATCTGTTGAATAATCAACGCGATGAAGCCTTCGTGTTCTTAAACAGCATTCATGAACTCGCCAACCGTTCTGCCTGGCGTTATACCGACGCCGATAGCCTGGTCGCATTGGGACAAGCTTCATTATTAAAACATTTTGATCCGGGAGAAGTGCTTGAATCATTTTACGATCGTGCGATCAAAGAATATCCGACTCATCGAAATGCGTATCTGGCCATTGGGAGCCTGGCATTAGCTAAGAACGACTTTGTTTTGGCACAAGAAACATTTCAAACGGCATTGAAACACATTCCCAATGATGCCGACCTTCTATTTGGTCTGGCGATGTCAATGCAACGTTCGAATCCGGAACGTTCACAAAAACTACTCATTCAGGTACTCAACTCAAACCCCAAGCATATCCCCACACAGCTACATCAAGTTTCCCAGTTGATTCACTCCGAACAATACGATGACGCTAAAAAGCAACTGGATCAAATTTTGTTAATCAACCGACATCTGGCAGAGGCCTGGTCCTACCTGGCAGTCATCGCTCATCTGGAAAATCAACCTGATGCTGAAACCGCTTATTACTGGCAGGCATTAAGTCATCACGATCAAAATCCCGAAGTCGACTATCTCATTGGAAAAAAGCTATCTGAACACTATCGGTTTCAAGAAGGAGCCGCATATCAACAGCAGGCTCTAGAGAAGGATTCGAATTTCCTTCCCGCTCGGATTCAATTAGCACAGGATGAACTTCGTTTGGGACGCGAAGTCAGCGGCTGGGAGCACGCACTGCAAGCCCATCATCAAGATGGGTACGATACAACGACGTTCAACCTGCTGGAACTGAAAGACCAATTGGCAAAATTCAAAACGCTGGAAGATGATTATTTTGTCATCCGTATGGAATCGAAAGAAGCAGACGTCTACGGCCAGGAGGTCATCAAACTCTTACACGAAGCGCGAGAAGTACTCTGCCAAAAATATGATTTCAAACTCAAAGATAAAATCACTGTCGAAATCTTTCCCGATCCCGACGATTTTGCCGTACGTACATTTGGAATGCCTGCCGTCTCCGGCTATCTGGGTGTCTGCTTCGGAAAAGTGATCACGGCGAACAGCCCTGCGTCTCAATCAGAGAACCCCACCAACTGGCAGTCTGTCTTATGGCATGAATTCTGTCACGTTGTTACATTAGAACTTACAAAAAACAAAATGCCACGTTGGATCAGTGAAGGCATTTCTGTTTATGAAGAACGGCAAAAAAATCCCCGTTGGGGTGAGACTATGATTCCTGAATACCGGGAGATGATTCTGAAAGGGGAAGCCACACCGATTAGTGAATTAAGCAGTGCGTTTCTTAATCCCAAAAGCGGCATGCACATTCAATTCGCATATTATCAATCTTCGATTGTCGTTGAATATCTGATCGAACAGTTCGGGTTTGAAGCTTTAAAACAAATTTTAAATGATCTACGTGTTGGAATTCCCATTAATGTCGCCATTGAACGACGTACAAAGACTCTGGGAGAGCTGGAACAGGAATTCGCGATCTACATAAACGAGAAGGCCCGGAATTTTGGGCCTTCTATCGATTGGTCAGAACAGAATTTGACCGCTCTGATGAGTGATGATACACAGCGATTTGAGGAATGGATTCGAGAACACCCCCATCACTTCAAAGGCCTCATGGCATATGCTCAGGTTCTTGAAGAAGAGAACCGGCTCAAAGAACTTGAAGTGGTATTGAAGAAACTGATTCAACTCTATCCTCACTATACAGGATCAGATAATGCCAGTGAGAAATTAGCAAACCTCTTTAGACAACAAAAGCGTTTTGATCAGGAACAGAAAATACTTGAGCAATACGCGGAAATTGATCCCAATGCCCTGAATGTCTTTCATCGACTCACTGAACTCTATCAGAAGTCACAAAACTGGCCCGCAGTTTACAAAACGGCCCAACAGGCACACGCAATTAACCCACTCTACCAAGAAACTCAACAGGCACTTGCTAAAGCCTGTATCGAACTGAAACGACAGCAGGAAGCAATCAACGCTTATCGCGCCATTTTGGTGCTGAATCCGCACAATAAAGCAGAAGCTCATTATCAACTTGCCCGTTTACTGAAACAAAATGATTTCCAACTGGCAAAACGACACACACTCATTGCGCTCGAAGAGGCGCCTCGTTTCCGAGAGGCGCATCAACTATTACTCGAACTGACAACAAACAAACCTTAA